From one Chanodichthys erythropterus isolate Z2021 chromosome 3, ASM2448905v1, whole genome shotgun sequence genomic stretch:
- the LOC137017285 gene encoding immunoglobulin lambda-1 light chain-like — protein sequence MLSVFIILFITLSCVSGVTVVTQSPLITVNKGQTATLDCNLGTVTNSAARWYKQTPGGVPQHVLRFYHGWSSVYYGSGFSAPKFTSTHSSQSDYSLIINNVDVGDSAVYYCNTWDSSVTEFVFGQGTKLIVTDADVAPPVLNILRPSREELISSSKVTLVCLIDHMSAAFADVRWLVNGNSVTEGVFTGSAEQQPDKKFRMSSYLTIESSEWDKDKDLTCEASVASKTTRTNIKKSDCSD from the exons ATGCTGTCAGTCTTCATCATCCTCTTCATCACTCTGTCAT GTGTCAGTGGAGTGACTGTAGTGACTCAGAGTCCATTAATCACAGTCAATAAAGGACAAACGGCTACACTGGACTGTAATCTGGGGACAGTAACTAATTCTGCTGCTAGATGGTACAAACAGACTCCAGGAGGAGTTCCTCAGCATGTGTTAAGATTTTATCATGGCTGGAGCTCAGTTTATTATGGATCTGGTTTCTCTGCTCCTAAATTCACATCAACACATTCATCTCAATCAGATTATAGTCTGATCATCAATAATGTGGATGTTGGTGATTCTGCAGTGTATTACTGTAACACATGGGACAGCTCTGTTACTGAGTTCGTAT TCGGACAAGGAACAAAACTCATTGTGACGG ATGCTGATGTTGCTCCTCCTGTGCTGAACATCCTCCGTCCATCCAGAGAAGAGCTGATCAGCTCCAGTAAAGTCACTCTGGTGTGTCTGATCGATCACATGTCTGCGGCTTTTGCTGATGTGCGCTGGCTTGTGAACGGGAACTCAGTCACTGAAGGCGTCTTCACCGGCTCTGCTGAACAGCAGCCTGATAAGAAGTTCAGGATGAGCAGTTATTTAACCATTGAGAGCTCAGAGTGGGACAAAGACAAAGATCTGACATGTGAAGCTTCTGTCGCCTCAAAAACCACCAGAACAAACATCAAGAAATCTGACTGCAGCGACTGA